In a genomic window of Alteromonas gilva:
- a CDS encoding putative bifunctional diguanylate cyclase/phosphodiesterase gives MTIVTTFYVMSSGIMFAVAAITLLLLCYNKVPSSNQHVRSWVLLTAITAGAIQYVHFLDYKVSGIAESYFYSSLKHHLAVWLCFFVVVMVTMLTRKLYSKPVLLLFFAYTLVMSILGFSADIPIRYEQAPIVFEQQLLWGDTVYAITGPLSVTGMVRDIGFLVVLVWVVASLLLHIKQARHQEVKFIVGYLVLIIGLAIHDSLVLFTGLESIILSLSGYVYLVAVFSFFIFKGYLEMQSELRELAYNDNITQTPNRAGIQADIEALLNASEHVEKLPVCVLDLDHFKVFNDAFGHDIGNQILAKIGRRLLNFTQQRRMLTSRFDKDRFIVLVPHASPDMTLQGLANELHELVKQPLQVDDRIIELGCTIGLFDLDIKDLAASQDIFIIAERAIEHAKKMDKGGTSLYSDIARDSSLQKLKMKLALKNAIQNNEIDIVFQPQFTQHDTLYGAEVLVRWQDKQGNFIPPPEFIAIAESFGLIHDLGKLVCRKTASLLAPHRQWLLDNNQCISINVSAWEFNRSTFLDDILHILEEYQLPTSLFTLEITETVLIQDLQESKQQLKKLRESGFRVALDDFGTGYSSLSYLRELPFDILKIDKAFVDDLNIAEHQSMINGIITIAKAIGLSSVAEGVEDASQHLRLKMMGVDVLQGYHFARPMPFEDFNAQYIAPNAVVRQSTE, from the coding sequence ATGACGATAGTGACCACTTTTTATGTAATGAGCAGCGGCATCATGTTTGCCGTCGCGGCAATTACGCTATTGCTGCTTTGTTACAACAAAGTGCCTTCCAGCAACCAACACGTCAGAAGTTGGGTTTTGCTTACAGCAATCACCGCCGGCGCCATCCAGTATGTACATTTTTTGGATTACAAGGTGAGCGGCATTGCAGAATCCTATTTTTACAGCTCGCTCAAGCACCATCTTGCTGTGTGGCTATGCTTTTTTGTTGTAGTGATGGTAACAATGCTCACCAGAAAGCTTTATTCCAAACCCGTTTTATTGCTCTTTTTTGCGTACACACTGGTGATGTCGATACTCGGTTTTAGTGCGGATATCCCCATACGCTATGAGCAGGCGCCGATAGTATTTGAGCAACAATTATTGTGGGGAGACACCGTTTACGCCATAACTGGGCCCTTGTCGGTGACAGGTATGGTGCGTGATATTGGCTTTTTGGTGGTGCTGGTGTGGGTTGTGGCATCGTTATTACTCCACATAAAACAGGCCAGGCACCAGGAAGTGAAATTTATTGTTGGCTACCTGGTGTTGATTATTGGTTTAGCGATACACGACTCTCTGGTGCTTTTTACCGGCCTTGAGAGCATTATATTATCGTTAAGTGGCTATGTTTACCTGGTTGCAGTATTCAGCTTTTTCATTTTTAAAGGTTATCTTGAAATGCAAAGCGAACTCAGGGAGCTGGCTTACAACGATAACATTACCCAGACACCTAACAGAGCAGGCATTCAGGCTGATATTGAAGCCCTTCTCAACGCGTCAGAACATGTTGAAAAGCTCCCCGTCTGTGTGTTGGATCTCGACCACTTTAAAGTGTTCAACGATGCCTTTGGCCATGATATCGGTAATCAGATATTGGCGAAAATAGGCCGTCGTTTACTTAACTTTACCCAGCAACGGCGCATGCTGACATCACGATTTGATAAAGACAGGTTTATTGTATTGGTGCCTCATGCATCGCCTGATATGACCTTGCAGGGATTGGCCAATGAGTTACATGAACTGGTAAAACAGCCCTTGCAGGTGGATGACCGGATTATTGAACTGGGCTGCACCATTGGCCTGTTTGACCTCGATATAAAGGATCTGGCTGCTTCACAGGATATTTTTATTATTGCCGAACGCGCCATTGAGCACGCCAAAAAAATGGATAAAGGCGGCACCTCGTTGTATTCGGACATAGCCCGTGACAGCAGTTTACAAAAGCTAAAAATGAAACTGGCACTCAAAAACGCCATCCAAAACAACGAAATAGATATTGTTTTTCAACCGCAATTTACCCAGCATGATACTCTCTATGGCGCCGAGGTCCTGGTGCGCTGGCAGGATAAGCAGGGCAACTTCATTCCGCCCCCCGAATTTATTGCCATTGCCGAGAGTTTTGGTTTAATTCATGACCTTGGCAAACTGGTGTGCCGTAAAACGGCCTCGTTACTGGCGCCGCACCGTCAGTGGTTGCTGGATAATAACCAGTGTATTTCCATTAACGTGTCAGCCTGGGAGTTCAACCGCTCTACCTTTCTCGACGATATTCTGCATATCCTTGAAGAGTACCAGTTACCCACTTCGTTATTTACGTTGGAGATCACCGAAACGGTGCTTATTCAGGATCTGCAAGAATCAAAGCAGCAACTTAAAAAGCTCCGCGAAAGTGGCTTCAGAGTTGCCCTGGATGATTTTGGTACCGGCTATTCATCGCTTAGCTATTTGCGTGAGTTACCCTTCGACATTCTCAAAATCGACAAAGCCTTTGTGGATGATTTAAATATTGCTGAGCATCAGTCGATGATCAACGGCATTATTACCATTGCCAAAGCCATTGGCTTGTCTTCGGTGGCAGAAGGCGTAGAGGATGCGTCCCAACACCTGCGCCTCAAAATGATGGGCGTCGATGTTCTTCAGGGCTATCATTTTGCCCGTCCTATGCCGTTTGAAGACTTTAATGCGCAGTATATTGCGCCCAACGCGGTGGTCCGCCAGTCAACAGAGTAA
- a CDS encoding retropepsin-like aspartic protease family protein: MMWRYNPIITLCLCASIALNGYLLWPRVQPEQSPAQPQPASTVATATAGPTEDWAESSLTAVPPDAVQTRATPLSEVRQWLNNGDYARVERYLINALREAPHSPALLLLEADLILATKPLSTAVLHFYTLLELTVFSPPQHAALTTRTETLVSNAIDALYNARDWDLLARFIEPLYQLNSSDEQITLKLAEAYARQQKFTLMEDTLASLAPDHAGARSIRQRYGNANDLLEDSALTDDLRLPAEQPLTRLALTRYGDQYIVDARILQRPVKLLIDTGASSTAISFELYRTLKRFNAIKVMGLFDVRTAGGLIRSPLIRVQSMQLGPYELTDIGVLVLPRDTMLNADGLLGMNVLKQFNFKLEQGSSELLLTPR; the protein is encoded by the coding sequence ATGATGTGGCGCTACAACCCAATCATTACCCTGTGCTTGTGTGCATCGATAGCGCTCAATGGCTATTTACTGTGGCCACGCGTGCAACCTGAGCAAAGCCCAGCTCAGCCACAACCGGCCAGCACAGTTGCTACTGCAACTGCCGGTCCAACCGAGGATTGGGCCGAATCGTCACTAACCGCAGTGCCACCTGACGCCGTGCAGACAAGGGCTACACCCCTGAGTGAAGTACGTCAATGGCTCAATAATGGCGACTATGCCAGGGTTGAACGCTACCTTATCAATGCGCTGAGGGAAGCCCCCCATTCACCAGCACTATTGCTACTGGAAGCCGACTTAATTTTAGCCACTAAGCCTTTATCAACGGCCGTGCTTCATTTTTACACCCTGCTGGAATTAACCGTGTTCAGCCCGCCACAACACGCCGCCTTAACAACGCGCACAGAGACCCTGGTTTCCAATGCCATTGATGCCCTTTACAATGCCCGTGACTGGGATTTGCTGGCGCGGTTTATTGAGCCTTTGTATCAGTTAAACAGCAGCGATGAACAGATAACACTCAAGCTGGCAGAAGCTTACGCCAGACAACAAAAATTTACGCTTATGGAAGATACCCTGGCCAGTCTGGCGCCGGATCATGCCGGCGCACGCAGTATCCGACAACGCTATGGCAACGCCAATGACTTACTTGAGGACAGCGCGCTGACTGACGATCTCAGGTTACCCGCTGAGCAGCCGCTGACGCGTCTTGCTCTGACCCGCTATGGCGATCAATACATTGTCGATGCCAGAATTCTGCAACGCCCTGTAAAGTTGTTAATCGACACGGGGGCCAGCAGCACGGCGATCAGCTTTGAGTTATATCGAACCTTAAAACGTTTTAATGCGATTAAAGTAATGGGGCTGTTTGACGTTCGCACCGCCGGTGGCCTTATTCGCTCGCCGCTTATCCGCGTTCAAAGCATGCAGCTTGGGCCCTACGAACTGACCGACATTGGCGTGCTGGTATTGCCCCGCGACACCATGCTGAATGCCGATGGTTTGCTGGGGATGAATGTACTTAAACAGTTTAATTTTAAGCTCGAGCAGGGCAGCTCGGAGTTGTTATTAACACCGAGGTGA
- a CDS encoding acyl-CoA thioesterase encodes MSDLSPWQYANPFVTDWVITANDIDHYNHVNNVAYLSQQERLAWAHSHSLGLGFEHYQQAGKGMVIFRHELNYLKPAFLDDTLQCATWITDCDGKLLLTREFQYIRQSSGETVYQGRTQFACIKLDSGQPSRMPKAFADVYMPACVPRPTA; translated from the coding sequence ATGTCTGATTTGAGCCCGTGGCAATATGCCAACCCGTTTGTGACTGACTGGGTCATTACCGCCAACGACATTGACCACTATAATCATGTCAATAATGTTGCCTATTTAAGCCAGCAGGAGCGCCTCGCCTGGGCGCACTCCCATTCGCTGGGACTGGGCTTTGAGCATTATCAACAGGCAGGCAAAGGCATGGTAATTTTCCGGCATGAGCTTAATTACCTCAAACCGGCCTTTTTAGATGACACCTTACAATGCGCCACCTGGATTACTGACTGCGACGGCAAACTCTTGCTGACCCGTGAGTTTCAGTATATCCGCCAAAGCAGTGGCGAAACGGTATACCAGGGACGCACGCAATTTGCGTGTATAAAACTCGACAGTGGCCAACCCAGTCGTATGCCTAAAGCCTTTGCCGATGTGTATATGCCGGCCTGCGTTCCCCGCCCCACAGCCTGA
- a CDS encoding FFLEELY motif protein: protein MVDAIIAHLQQVNKRRTEAENMQLLRPIQALQQWQCERLLATHAQMAQKPAYAKAMDFFVDELYGPKDFSQRDADLMRVIPKLAKALPNKAMQAIEQALWLNALSFDLDMAVAAELRREQPPDGEPLNRTTYANAYRAVGRNADREQQIKLVAGLGRQLADVVRIPGVGLLIKLSRRPAKLAGLLSMHEFLQRGFSAFKDLGDVSAFIEPVVATETELNARLLDSRVDLTTENPLPDV from the coding sequence GTGGTCGATGCGATAATTGCCCATTTGCAGCAGGTAAACAAGCGGCGCACCGAAGCCGAGAACATGCAGTTATTACGCCCTATCCAGGCCCTGCAGCAGTGGCAGTGCGAACGATTGCTGGCGACTCACGCACAGATGGCGCAAAAGCCGGCCTATGCCAAAGCCATGGATTTTTTTGTTGATGAACTCTATGGTCCGAAAGACTTCAGCCAGCGTGATGCCGATCTCATGCGGGTCATACCTAAGCTCGCTAAAGCCTTACCCAATAAAGCCATGCAAGCTATCGAACAGGCCCTGTGGCTTAACGCATTATCGTTTGACTTAGACATGGCCGTTGCCGCGGAATTGCGCCGTGAGCAGCCGCCTGATGGTGAACCACTCAATCGCACCACGTACGCAAATGCCTATCGGGCTGTAGGCCGTAACGCTGATCGCGAACAGCAAATTAAACTTGTTGCCGGTTTAGGCAGGCAACTGGCCGATGTGGTTCGCATCCCCGGGGTCGGCTTGTTGATAAAACTGTCGCGCCGGCCGGCTAAACTGGCAGGCTTACTGAGTATGCACGAATTCTTACAACGCGGTTTTAGCGCCTTTAAGGATCTCGGCGATGTAAGCGCCTTTATCGAACCGGTGGTCGCAACAGAAACCGAACTCAATGCCAGGCTACTTGATAGTCGGGTTGACCTAACGACGGAGAACCCGCTACCTGATGTCTGA
- a CDS encoding elongation factor P hydroxylase → MQYVVAHSAQKVQEQPDPDVAPLMALFDETFYATYNTRLIKGGDEPIYVPASSNTKHDAQPALSSPAASGAAVRDYHQIVFANGYFSSALHEIAHWCIAGDKRRLLEDYGYWYCPDGRDADQQHAFEQVEIKPQALEWAMTIAAGRRFQVSTDNLNGVEPDRAGFTRRVRAQLQQYMEHGFPHRAERFIDALRHQFNGPALTNDWLAREYPNEQ, encoded by the coding sequence ATGCAGTATGTCGTTGCCCACAGTGCACAGAAAGTTCAGGAACAGCCAGACCCGGATGTAGCGCCGCTTATGGCGTTGTTCGATGAAACCTTCTATGCCACCTACAACACGCGATTAATAAAAGGCGGTGATGAGCCGATCTACGTGCCTGCCAGTAGTAATACAAAGCATGATGCGCAACCGGCTTTAAGCAGCCCTGCAGCGTCTGGCGCGGCAGTACGTGACTATCATCAGATAGTGTTTGCCAATGGCTATTTTTCCAGCGCGCTGCATGAGATAGCGCATTGGTGTATTGCCGGCGACAAGCGCCGCCTGCTGGAGGATTACGGTTATTGGTATTGTCCTGACGGCCGTGATGCCGACCAGCAGCATGCCTTTGAACAGGTTGAAATAAAACCCCAGGCACTGGAGTGGGCCATGACAATCGCGGCAGGTCGTCGTTTTCAGGTGAGCACCGACAACTTAAATGGCGTAGAGCCTGATCGGGCAGGGTTTACCCGGCGCGTGCGTGCCCAGTTGCAACAGTATATGGAGCACGGCTTCCCCCATCGGGCAGAGAGGTTTATCGACGCGTTGCGACACCAGTTTAACGGCCCGGCCCTCACCAATGACTGGCTGGCCAGGGAGTACCCTAATGAGCAGTGA
- a CDS encoding ATP-NAD kinase family protein, whose product MSSETNVFRLGVVINPFAGIGGAMALKGSDGDAIRAQALAMGAAKQANDKMRRALVKIKDVAQLVTIFTASGEMGAQCCGSLDLPHQVVYTSNTEVTQAADTEQAVQALVDTGVDLILFAGGDGTARNVCHIVQDSVPVLGVPAGCKIHSGVYAVTPSAAGEVVAKMLTGELVSVRQAEVRDIDEQAFRQGKVQARHFGEMQVPDELTYVQSVKMGGREDESMVVNEIAEYLSEIILDEPDYLYVIGSGSTMAEVMARLELPNTLLGVDVVQHGSVIAADVTAAQLLELVSNTPSRLMITAIGGQGHVFGRGNQQLSPAVLRAIGRDNFYIAASKQKLQQLDGRPLRSDTGDDALDKALGGIVAVITGYDDRVYYPLK is encoded by the coding sequence ATGAGCAGTGAGACTAACGTATTTCGACTGGGAGTGGTGATTAACCCTTTTGCAGGCATTGGCGGCGCCATGGCTTTAAAAGGCAGCGACGGTGACGCGATACGGGCCCAGGCGCTGGCCATGGGGGCGGCTAAGCAGGCCAACGATAAAATGCGCCGGGCGCTGGTTAAGATAAAAGATGTCGCCCAGCTGGTGACCATATTCACTGCCAGTGGCGAAATGGGCGCTCAGTGTTGTGGTTCACTCGATTTGCCGCATCAGGTGGTTTACACCAGCAACACCGAGGTTACGCAAGCGGCAGATACCGAACAAGCCGTGCAGGCGCTGGTTGACACCGGTGTCGATCTGATTTTATTTGCCGGAGGCGATGGCACAGCGCGCAATGTCTGTCATATCGTGCAGGACAGTGTACCCGTGCTGGGCGTGCCGGCCGGCTGTAAAATTCATTCCGGCGTTTACGCCGTTACGCCTTCTGCGGCTGGTGAAGTGGTGGCCAAAATGCTCACGGGCGAGTTAGTCAGCGTGCGACAGGCCGAGGTTCGGGATATCGACGAGCAAGCCTTTCGCCAGGGTAAGGTACAAGCCCGTCATTTTGGCGAAATGCAGGTACCGGATGAGCTGACCTACGTGCAGTCGGTGAAAATGGGCGGTCGTGAAGACGAGTCGATGGTGGTCAATGAGATTGCTGAATATTTAAGCGAGATTATTCTTGATGAGCCCGACTACCTTTACGTGATTGGCTCGGGCTCTACGATGGCTGAGGTGATGGCTCGCCTTGAACTGCCAAATACGCTGTTGGGCGTTGATGTTGTTCAACACGGCAGCGTCATTGCCGCAGATGTTACCGCCGCGCAGTTACTTGAGCTGGTCAGTAACACGCCCAGCCGGTTAATGATTACCGCTATTGGCGGGCAGGGCCATGTATTTGGTCGTGGCAATCAGCAACTGAGTCCGGCGGTGTTGCGTGCTATCGGGCGTGACAATTTTTATATTGCCGCCAGTAAACAAAAATTACAGCAACTCGATGGCCGGCCACTGCGTTCTGATACGGGCGACGACGCTTTGGATAAGGCGTTAGGCGGTATTGTAGCTGTGATAACCGGGTATGACGATCGGGTTTACTATCCGTTAAAATAG
- a CDS encoding YfcL family protein translates to MQQHVPAPAQFVTLVEKIDQSLDAVVDHGSDDELFIASYLQGHFAVEARKLELDSTANLTQLASNMQHSLDQAFSNNELEKADQQAVFTLWQKLLASCVDEA, encoded by the coding sequence ATGCAGCAACACGTACCGGCACCGGCGCAATTTGTTACCCTCGTCGAGAAGATTGATCAATCGCTTGATGCGGTAGTTGATCACGGTAGCGACGACGAGCTGTTTATTGCCAGTTACCTGCAGGGCCACTTTGCCGTAGAAGCGCGCAAACTTGAGCTCGATAGCACGGCCAACCTGACGCAATTAGCCAGCAATATGCAACATAGCCTCGACCAGGCCTTTAGTAACAACGAATTGGAAAAAGCCGATCAGCAGGCTGTGTTTACCCTGTGGCAAAAACTGCTGGCTTCCTGCGTTGATGAGGCATAA
- a CDS encoding FlgO family outer membrane protein, whose protein sequence is MTIFVQRKATQIIGLLGILLLGNAGGCSSAPDNIELINEQVPDAALGNVEYHTYVLANELFANLRPVRQSRYAVTGFVPVDSLAYNENLQHPLQLLGHQLQEGLLTEATKRGFTAQEFRLTQDIIVSDRSDRVLSRDIELLTAMGRIDYFITGTLVHQEAGAIVNARIIDAQTRDVVAAATRFFPAELFWQTEQVTSRNGRLYRTENKG, encoded by the coding sequence ATGACAATTTTTGTGCAGCGCAAAGCGACGCAAATCATCGGTTTGCTGGGCATATTATTGCTGGGCAATGCAGGCGGTTGCAGTTCAGCGCCCGACAATATCGAACTCATCAACGAACAGGTGCCCGACGCCGCTCTGGGCAATGTCGAATACCATACCTATGTGCTGGCCAATGAGCTGTTTGCTAACCTGCGGCCGGTGCGCCAGTCTCGTTATGCTGTTACCGGCTTTGTGCCGGTAGATTCGCTCGCCTATAATGAAAACCTGCAGCATCCGTTGCAATTACTCGGTCACCAGTTGCAGGAAGGCTTGCTCACTGAGGCGACCAAGCGGGGCTTTACGGCACAAGAGTTTCGCCTAACCCAGGATATTATCGTCAGCGACCGTTCAGACCGTGTATTGTCCAGAGACATCGAGTTACTGACCGCGATGGGCCGCATCGATTATTTTATTACCGGTACGCTGGTGCATCAGGAAGCCGGTGCCATTGTCAATGCACGTATTATTGATGCACAAACCCGAGACGTTGTGGCAGCCGCTACGCGTTTTTTTCCGGCGGAGTTGTTTTGGCAAACAGAGCAAGTTACGTCACGAAACGGCCGGTTATATCGCACAGAGAATAAAGGGTAA
- a CDS encoding FlgO family outer membrane protein: MGKVLKLSTVLVAALAQMGCQSLDEEAAQSGPANRLSVMDITALDRPAPDNAPVVADETEQYGLLGQPPVYSSVQGTYKGRPLSKHVGDYVKVLTQDLVANMEVVNNQTPVGVTHFALLDSALNKTNLLGQQMAESFVHELHKFRIPVIDFKATDFIRVTPEGDFLLTRDYLELETNLPLEFVLTGTMARHQGGVMVNARIIGIESHSVVASAQMLIPYYVADALIPSDGNESDSMGGRIKFSKG, translated from the coding sequence ATGGGTAAGGTTTTAAAACTCAGCACGGTATTGGTTGCCGCCCTGGCACAGATGGGGTGTCAGAGCCTGGATGAAGAAGCGGCACAATCAGGCCCGGCCAACCGTTTGTCGGTGATGGATATTACGGCCCTCGATCGGCCTGCGCCAGATAATGCGCCAGTGGTAGCCGATGAGACAGAACAATACGGCCTGCTCGGCCAGCCACCGGTGTATTCAAGCGTACAGGGAACCTATAAAGGACGCCCTCTAAGCAAGCACGTTGGTGACTACGTCAAAGTGCTGACTCAGGATTTGGTCGCCAATATGGAGGTGGTCAATAACCAGACTCCGGTGGGCGTCACCCATTTTGCATTACTTGATTCAGCGCTTAACAAAACCAATTTACTGGGTCAGCAGATGGCCGAATCGTTTGTCCACGAGTTACATAAATTTCGTATACCGGTTATCGACTTTAAAGCCACCGACTTTATCCGCGTGACACCGGAAGGTGATTTTCTGTTAACCCGCGATTACCTGGAACTGGAAACGAACTTACCTCTGGAATTTGTGCTGACCGGCACTATGGCGAGGCATCAGGGTGGGGTAATGGTGAATGCCCGGATCATAGGTATTGAGTCACATTCAGTGGTGGCCAGTGCGCAAATGTTAATTCCGTATTATGTCGCCGATGCGCTCATTCCCAGTGATGGCAATGAAAGCGACAGTATGGGTGGGCGCATTAAATTCAGCAAAGGATAA
- the mnmC gene encoding bifunctional tRNA (5-methylaminomethyl-2-thiouridine)(34)-methyltransferase MnmD/FAD-dependent 5-carboxymethylaminomethyl-2-thiouridine(34) oxidoreductase MnmC, with amino-acid sequence MTNRLRTANVHFNSLGTPVADSFDDVYFSNDSGIDETRHVFIDGNDITQRWQAWQQPHFVIAETGFGTGLNCLITMALFKQFRAANPSHPLKRLFIVTTEKYPINASDLQQALAVFPAVGPQVNKLIELYPAPLPGCHRLAFSEWHTTIDLWLGDIHDLLPQWHCPHNGLVDAWFLDGFAPSKNPDMWSDTLFTQMARLSKPGATFATFTAAGIVKRGLKAAGFSITKRKGFGRKRDMLTGELETPPARRTNAPWHYRYPTETATNNEHIAIVGAGLAGSSLALALCTRGIKVSLFGHGPGPADGASGNRQGGLYPQLQASLSNPAQIQAHGFLYAKRYYDALSAAGLAFEHDNCGVLLLGFNDEVKRRQQKLINNDIWPEELVTAVSAEQASELSGIGLSDGGLFIRQGGWICPAQLVAAQLQAARDTGLLTEHYNARVTLAGLDDTAQVTRGDTVYLTAGEQRWQANRVVLASGHECAGIDALAHLPLRPVRGQVEALPAQAPINQLKTVLCHKGYLTPDWQGRHALGSTYVKGDTDTTPREAESTENLAIHAKALAHYDWSSTLTHDNHARAAIRLGTADHQPIVGGVIAPQIITERYEDLYKGKHVNSYPEVSDAQRLLVLTGLGSRGLTTAPLMAEVLASQLSHEPLPMSETLLQALAPERFQLRNLRRPVQ; translated from the coding sequence ATGACCAACCGCCTGCGCACTGCCAATGTTCATTTTAATTCTCTGGGCACCCCGGTAGCAGACAGCTTTGATGATGTTTATTTTTCGAATGACAGTGGCATTGACGAAACCCGGCACGTGTTTATTGACGGTAACGATATCACGCAGCGCTGGCAAGCCTGGCAGCAGCCCCATTTTGTTATCGCCGAAACTGGCTTTGGTACCGGCCTTAATTGCCTGATCACCATGGCACTGTTTAAACAGTTCCGAGCGGCAAATCCATCGCACCCACTCAAACGTCTGTTTATCGTCACCACCGAAAAATACCCGATTAACGCCAGCGATTTACAACAGGCACTGGCAGTGTTTCCTGCCGTGGGCCCGCAGGTAAATAAACTCATTGAGTTATATCCTGCCCCCCTGCCCGGATGTCACCGCCTGGCGTTCAGCGAGTGGCACACGACTATCGATCTGTGGCTTGGCGACATCCACGACCTCCTGCCACAGTGGCATTGTCCGCACAATGGGTTGGTTGATGCGTGGTTTTTAGATGGTTTTGCGCCCAGTAAAAACCCCGATATGTGGAGCGACACCTTATTTACGCAAATGGCGCGACTGAGTAAACCAGGTGCAACCTTTGCCACCTTTACTGCCGCCGGAATCGTAAAAAGAGGGTTAAAAGCAGCGGGTTTTAGCATTACCAAACGTAAAGGTTTCGGGCGCAAGCGGGATATGCTCACCGGTGAGCTCGAAACGCCACCAGCGCGGCGCACTAACGCGCCATGGCATTATCGCTATCCCACCGAAACCGCCACAAACAACGAGCATATTGCTATTGTTGGCGCGGGACTGGCCGGCAGCAGCCTGGCCCTGGCGTTGTGTACACGAGGTATAAAGGTATCGCTGTTCGGCCATGGTCCGGGGCCGGCCGATGGCGCCTCTGGTAACCGGCAGGGCGGGCTGTACCCGCAATTACAGGCCAGTTTAAGTAATCCGGCGCAAATTCAGGCCCATGGTTTTTTATATGCAAAACGCTATTACGATGCGCTAAGCGCTGCGGGGCTGGCCTTTGAACATGACAATTGCGGAGTATTACTGCTTGGTTTTAACGATGAGGTAAAACGTCGCCAGCAAAAGCTCATCAACAACGACATATGGCCTGAGGAACTGGTCACAGCGGTCTCGGCCGAACAGGCCAGCGAGTTAAGCGGTATTGGGTTATCTGACGGCGGTTTGTTTATTCGCCAGGGCGGCTGGATTTGCCCCGCCCAGTTGGTTGCAGCGCAGTTACAGGCGGCGCGGGATACCGGCTTGCTTACTGAACATTACAATGCCCGGGTAACGCTGGCAGGCCTTGATGACACCGCACAGGTCACCCGTGGCGATACTGTTTATTTAACGGCGGGGGAGCAGCGATGGCAGGCAAACCGCGTTGTGCTGGCATCGGGCCATGAATGTGCCGGTATTGACGCGCTGGCCCATTTACCACTGCGCCCGGTGCGCGGTCAGGTAGAGGCATTGCCGGCCCAGGCGCCAATTAATCAGTTGAAAACCGTGTTGTGCCATAAGGGCTACCTGACGCCTGACTGGCAAGGCCGTCATGCTCTTGGTTCCACGTATGTTAAAGGCGATACCGATACAACACCCAGAGAAGCAGAAAGTACCGAGAACCTGGCCATTCATGCCAAAGCACTGGCGCACTATGACTGGTCATCAACGCTGACCCACGACAATCACGCCAGAGCAGCAATACGTCTTGGCACTGCCGATCATCAGCCGATTGTAGGAGGGGTAATAGCGCCGCAGATAATTACCGAACGGTATGAGGATCTGTATAAAGGTAAGCATGTAAACAGTTACCCTGAGGTCAGTGACGCACAGCGGTTGCTAGTGCTAACCGGGCTTGGTTCGCGTGGCCTCACCACCGCCCCGCTGATGGCTGAAGTGCTTGCCAGTCAGCTGAGCCACGAGCCCTTACCCATGAGCGAAACTCTGCTGCAAGCGCTGGCACCCGAGCGTTTTCAACTACGTAACTTACGCCGCCCGGTGCAATAA